Proteins encoded by one window of Cylindrospermum stagnale PCC 7417:
- a CDS encoding acyltransferase family protein translates to MTQKTFILLDKLSVSEIKRGSKLSVGLDFLRAIATLEVLISHIRNLYFVDYNQITITSNLFVKFLYFLTGFAHEAVIAFFVLSGLLIGNSVFKKLQQHRFTWKSYLIARLSRLWIVLIPALLLGLIWDLAGNALSRGESIVYAGRLGTNIITEPVVNSISSYILMGNLFFLQNIYFPTLGSNGALWSLSHEFWYYMTLPVVLMAVVNYRKIKTFLIYLAVLLFLFFVVNLKNDPGLLVWLIGSFVSLFQKKIKLPQKHQSLFLLLAWILVIITLIAIRLNIIDSYADIILGLVFSILMLVMSFHQGKVKENIISRFSLWFSDFSYTIYLTHLPFLVFILSIVIKQSRWQPDTLHIFYGVALVLITVIFARLVYFLTERNTSKLRSYL, encoded by the coding sequence ATGACTCAAAAAACCTTTATACTTCTCGATAAACTCTCTGTATCTGAGATCAAACGAGGCAGCAAGCTATCTGTAGGGCTAGATTTTTTGAGGGCGATAGCAACTCTCGAAGTTCTTATTAGTCACATCAGGAACCTATACTTTGTTGACTATAACCAAATTACTATTACTAGCAACCTATTCGTAAAATTTTTATACTTTTTAACTGGCTTTGCTCATGAAGCTGTTATTGCTTTCTTTGTTCTCAGTGGTTTATTGATTGGTAACTCAGTCTTCAAGAAGTTACAGCAACATAGATTTACTTGGAAATCATATCTGATAGCTCGTCTTTCACGACTGTGGATTGTCTTAATACCGGCGTTGCTTCTCGGTCTTATTTGGGATTTAGCAGGTAATGCCCTCAGCCGAGGAGAATCTATTGTTTATGCAGGTCGTCTAGGGACAAATATTATTACTGAACCTGTTGTAAATAGCATCAGTTCATATATATTGATGGGTAATCTATTTTTCCTACAAAATATCTACTTTCCTACCTTAGGCTCAAATGGAGCACTATGGAGCCTCAGCCATGAATTCTGGTATTATATGACTTTGCCAGTCGTGCTCATGGCAGTTGTAAATTACAGAAAAATTAAAACTTTTTTAATTTATCTAGCTGTATTGTTATTCTTATTTTTTGTGGTGAATCTGAAAAATGATCCAGGATTATTAGTATGGTTAATTGGAAGTTTTGTTTCCTTGTTCCAAAAAAAAATTAAACTGCCACAGAAACACCAGTCACTTTTCCTGCTGTTAGCCTGGATCTTGGTTATTATAACGCTAATTGCAATTCGATTAAACATTATCGATAGCTATGCAGATATAATTTTAGGCTTGGTTTTTTCTATTCTCATGTTGGTCATGTCTTTCCATCAGGGAAAGGTAAAAGAAAATATTATTTCCAGATTTTCACTTTGGTTTTCTGATTTTTCATACACGATTTATTTGACTCATCTACCATTTTTGGTATTCATCCTCTCAATAGTAATTAAACAGTCAAGATGGCAGCCTGATACTCTGCATATTTTTTACGGAGTCGCCTTAGTTTTAATAACGGTTATTTTCGCTAGGCTAGTGTATTTTTTGACGGAAAGGAATACATCTAAGCTTAGATCCTATTTATAG
- a CDS encoding 5-(carboxyamino)imidazole ribonucleotide synthase: MKLVGVIGGGQLAWMMGDAAKKLGLELVVQTPSKNDPAVSVAQETVFAAVDDADATNVLATKCDVITFENEFVNLDALSVLEDQGVCFRPRLTALAPLLDKYHQRCYLRDLGLPVPNFFALDQQEDIKSKIEHLGFPVVLKSRRHGYDGQGTFIIHDLANLQSKLDLNTINQKLSQQLFLLEEFVPFERELAVIAARSVTGEVVIYPVVETQQEQQVCRRVIAPADITPDLADAIEAIAHTLLNNLQVVGVFGIELFLTADGKVLVNEIAPRTHNSGHFSLDACETSQFEQHLRAVSGLPLGNPALQCAGAVMVNLLGYENSHSDYHSQRQQLAEIPHAHVHWYSKTESRPGRKLGHVTVLLEQQNQDTANAYANGVGAAISQTIESIWYPG; this comes from the coding sequence ATGAAACTTGTTGGTGTAATTGGTGGCGGGCAACTTGCCTGGATGATGGGAGATGCAGCGAAGAAGCTAGGATTAGAATTAGTAGTACAAACTCCTAGTAAAAACGATCCAGCTGTGTCCGTTGCTCAGGAAACAGTTTTCGCGGCAGTTGATGACGCCGACGCCACCAATGTTTTAGCCACAAAATGCGATGTCATCACCTTTGAAAATGAGTTTGTTAATTTAGATGCTTTATCAGTTCTAGAAGATCAAGGGGTTTGCTTTCGACCTAGATTGACAGCTTTAGCTCCCCTGCTAGATAAATACCACCAGCGCTGCTATTTACGGGATTTGGGATTGCCTGTTCCCAATTTTTTCGCCCTTGACCAACAGGAAGATATCAAATCTAAAATAGAACATCTAGGTTTTCCAGTCGTCTTAAAATCCCGACGCCACGGTTACGATGGTCAGGGGACTTTCATAATTCATGATTTAGCTAATTTGCAGTCAAAGCTCGATTTGAATACCATAAACCAAAAGCTAAGTCAACAACTGTTTTTATTAGAAGAATTTGTTCCCTTTGAAAGAGAACTGGCGGTAATTGCTGCGCGTTCTGTAACTGGGGAAGTTGTGATTTATCCCGTTGTCGAAACCCAGCAAGAACAACAGGTGTGTCGGCGGGTGATTGCACCAGCGGATATTACACCCGATCTAGCAGATGCAATTGAAGCGATCGCGCATACTTTATTAAATAACCTCCAAGTTGTGGGAGTTTTTGGCATTGAGCTATTTCTCACCGCCGATGGCAAAGTGCTGGTAAATGAAATTGCTCCCCGCACCCACAATTCTGGGCATTTTTCCCTTGACGCCTGTGAAACTTCCCAGTTTGAGCAACACCTGAGAGCCGTATCTGGTTTACCTTTAGGTAATCCCGCTTTGCAGTGCGCTGGTGCCGTGATGGTAAACCTCCTGGGGTATGAAAATTCTCACAGCGACTACCACAGTCAACGCCAACAACTAGCAGAAATTCCCCACGCTCATGTCCACTGGTACTCTAAGACAGAATCTCGTCCTGGACGTAAGCTGGGACACGTAACCGTTTTGTTAGAGCAGCAAAACCAGGATACAGCGAATGCGTATGCCAACGGCGTCGGTGCAGCCATCTCCCAAACCATAGAATCTATCTGGTATCCAGGTTAA
- a CDS encoding glycosyltransferase family 2 protein, protein MISIQEKITPLILTYNEAPNIDRTLQTLQWAKTIVVIDSFSTDETLEIIYAYPQVQVFQKRFDSFATQCNYGLEKITSEWVLSLDADYVVTDELINEIKALSATPGIESYSIRFKYCIFGKPLRGTLLPPRKVLYKREKAIYKPDGHAHRVCVQGESRMLSAYIHHDDRKPLSRWLWAQDRYMVIEAKKILETPVSELSLSDRIRKQKILAPLIILVYCLIIKGGIFDGWQGWYYAFQRVLAEILLAIRIFEYQKLPSSDA, encoded by the coding sequence ATGATATCCATACAAGAAAAAATTACGCCACTGATTCTCACCTACAATGAAGCCCCAAATATTGATCGCACCCTTCAAACCCTCCAATGGGCAAAAACAATTGTTGTAATTGATAGTTTCAGCACAGATGAAACTTTAGAAATTATTTACGCATATCCTCAAGTACAAGTCTTCCAAAAAAGATTTGATTCCTTTGCTACTCAATGTAACTATGGCTTAGAAAAAATCACATCTGAATGGGTACTTTCCCTGGATGCAGATTATGTTGTCACTGATGAGTTAATTAACGAAATTAAAGCACTTTCAGCTACGCCCGGTATAGAAAGTTATAGCATCAGATTCAAGTACTGTATCTTTGGCAAGCCCTTGCGTGGGACTTTACTTCCACCTCGAAAAGTACTCTACAAACGAGAAAAAGCAATTTACAAACCCGATGGACATGCCCATCGGGTTTGTGTGCAGGGTGAGTCGAGAATGCTTAGTGCTTATATTCATCATGATGATCGCAAACCCCTAAGCCGCTGGCTGTGGGCACAAGATCGTTACATGGTGATTGAAGCTAAAAAAATCCTCGAAACACCAGTGAGTGAACTTAGCTTGAGCGATCGCATCCGCAAACAAAAAATTCTGGCTCCCTTGATCATCTTAGTCTACTGCCTGATCATCAAAGGCGGTATTTTTGATGGTTGGCAAGGTTGGTACTACGCATTTCAGCGGGTTCTAGCAGAAATTTTGCTGGCAATTCGGATATTTGAATACCAAAAATTGCCAAGTTCAGATGCATAA
- a CDS encoding FkbM family methyltransferase has translation MTSNLFAIDTIKYIWSHPNCKQQKIQSILKFVGWQFYKRLTRRYIDIQIIPGVKIRCHPDGYSAATALYCGLYDYDEMNFLLRYLRTGDSFLDIGANVGIYTLLAASKIKSGSIYSFEALPKNYTRLKENLTLNQFWQVKPYAIAISDFTGNTGLNLAEGDSMPFITSNVTKNTITVPTDTLDNLLPAEIIPELTLVKMDIEGAELLAMKGAISLLKQQLHQVWIMEINDAVNNFGYQKQDIVNFLQEYGYGLYTYNPVTNQVYAITLEQQQGNNVLAIANSALDFVGARLNKIG, from the coding sequence ATGACTTCCAACCTATTTGCCATAGACACTATTAAATATATCTGGTCACATCCTAACTGTAAACAGCAAAAAATCCAGTCGATTCTCAAATTCGTTGGTTGGCAATTTTATAAACGTTTAACCCGGCGATATATTGATATTCAAATTATTCCTGGGGTAAAAATTCGTTGTCATCCAGATGGATACTCTGCGGCTACTGCACTTTATTGTGGGCTATATGACTATGACGAAATGAATTTTCTGTTGCGATACTTACGGACAGGGGATTCATTTCTTGACATTGGTGCTAATGTGGGCATCTATACGCTGCTAGCTGCCTCTAAAATTAAATCTGGTTCAATTTACAGCTTTGAAGCACTCCCAAAAAATTACACACGCCTGAAAGAAAACCTAACACTCAACCAATTCTGGCAAGTTAAACCTTATGCGATCGCAATTTCTGATTTTACTGGAAATACTGGGCTCAATCTGGCTGAGGGAGATTCTATGCCATTTATTACCTCAAATGTAACTAAAAACACAATTACAGTTCCTACTGATACACTTGACAATCTACTACCAGCTGAAATTATCCCTGAACTGACCTTAGTCAAAATGGATATTGAAGGAGCAGAACTCTTAGCAATGAAAGGGGCAATTTCTCTGCTAAAACAACAGCTTCATCAGGTTTGGATTATGGAGATTAATGATGCTGTCAATAATTTTGGTTACCAGAAGCAGGACATTGTTAATTTCCTCCAAGAGTATGGCTACGGCTTGTATACGTATAATCCAGTAACCAACCAAGTTTATGCAATCACACTTGAACAACAACAAGGCAATAATGTTTTAGCAATTGCTAATTCTGCTCTAGATTTCGTTGGTGCTCGTCTGAATAAAATAGGATGA
- a CDS encoding YdcF family protein: MNLLAKQFYYFRRYWIFALAGFILILVLVIPIRLAIASYQAPQPQAILTLGGGSDREEFTAEFAKKYPCLGIWVSSGSVPTVVRDIFQAANISSDRFRLDYRAVDTVTNFTTLVPDFQQRRIQHVYLITSNFHMPRAKAIATIVLGSQGITFTPVSVPSSYPKESILRILRDSGRSLLWVFTGRTGASYKSSLTRPFYVSRILDLTIGH; the protein is encoded by the coding sequence GTGAATCTGTTGGCGAAACAATTTTATTATTTTAGACGGTATTGGATTTTTGCCCTGGCTGGCTTTATCCTCATTCTGGTACTAGTCATTCCCATTAGACTAGCGATCGCCTCCTACCAAGCGCCACAACCTCAAGCCATTCTTACTCTTGGGGGTGGGAGCGATCGAGAAGAATTTACTGCCGAATTTGCCAAAAAATATCCCTGCCTAGGCATTTGGGTTTCCAGTGGCTCAGTACCAACCGTAGTCCGTGACATTTTTCAAGCCGCAAATATCTCAAGCGATCGCTTCCGCCTCGATTATCGCGCCGTTGACACTGTTACCAACTTTACAACCCTTGTCCCTGATTTCCAGCAACGCCGGATTCAGCACGTCTACCTGATTACTTCTAATTTCCATATGCCTAGAGCTAAAGCAATAGCCACTATTGTTCTGGGCAGCCAAGGTATCACATTTACCCCTGTATCAGTTCCCTCCTCTTACCCCAAAGAATCCATTCTTCGCATTCTTCGGGATAGTGGTCGCTCCCTGCTATGGGTTTTTACAGGTCGTACTGGAGCCAGCTATAAATCTAGTCTGACTCGCCCATTCTATGTGTCTAGAATACTAGACCTGACAATCGGGCATTGA
- a CDS encoding pentapeptide repeat-containing protein, giving the protein MSWRQGLALFLGIIVWCLAAPALADWTHPLSFSNAELGRQDFSGQSLQAAEFSNANLELTNFTGADLRGAVLSASVMTKANLHGADLTNAMVDQVNLTRADLSDAVFIEALLLRAIFTDVNIEGADFTDAILDRAQVKELCEKASGVNSQTGVQTRDSLGCR; this is encoded by the coding sequence ATGTCTTGGCGGCAAGGGTTGGCATTATTTTTAGGGATTATTGTCTGGTGCCTGGCTGCTCCCGCACTGGCAGACTGGACTCATCCGCTATCATTTAGCAATGCTGAGTTAGGAAGACAAGACTTTTCGGGTCAAAGCTTGCAAGCTGCTGAGTTTTCTAACGCCAATCTGGAACTAACCAACTTTACAGGCGCTGACTTGCGGGGAGCCGTTTTAAGTGCTTCTGTAATGACAAAGGCGAATCTCCACGGGGCGGATTTAACTAATGCAATGGTTGATCAGGTAAACTTGACTAGGGCAGACTTAAGTGATGCCGTTTTCATAGAAGCCCTTTTACTCCGCGCCATCTTTACTGATGTCAACATCGAAGGTGCAGATTTCACCGATGCCATCTTGGATAGGGCGCAAGTCAAAGAACTCTGTGAAAAAGCCAGCGGCGTAAATTCTCAAACTGGCGTGCAAACTCGTGATTCTCTGGGATGTCGATGA
- a CDS encoding glycosyltransferase, which produces MKILHIIPSVASVRGGPSQAIVETVKALRNQGVDTEIATTNDNGNDLLDVPLGKLIDYKQVPVRFFPRFSPKVNSIREFAFSSQLTRWLWQNISNYDLLHVHAIFSYASTAAMAIARFQGIPYIVRPLGQLSEWSLQQSARKKQIYLNLIERTNLSHSRALHLTSQQEQQEVYHLGLDAPSFVLPHGVSIPPPILNVRYLLRQHLNLPTDEPVILFLSRLHPKKGLEYLIPALGKLTHHRFTFVLAGSGSKEYVAEIESLLISTGIRSRTHFAGFVAGETKNLFLQGSDLFALTSHAENFGLSVLEALAVGVPVLLTSGVALASIVQQHQLGYIAELDVLAIASALEHYLSHPQETKEMCDRARQVVMENYTWERVAQEMIVVYEKIINSN; this is translated from the coding sequence ATGAAAATCCTACATATCATTCCTTCAGTAGCATCAGTGCGAGGTGGGCCCAGTCAAGCCATAGTGGAAACAGTTAAAGCACTGCGAAATCAAGGAGTTGATACAGAAATTGCTACTACTAATGATAATGGCAATGATTTACTTGATGTCCCTCTTGGCAAACTTATAGATTACAAGCAAGTACCAGTTCGGTTCTTTCCTCGTTTTTCTCCTAAAGTTAACTCCATCAGAGAATTTGCTTTTTCTAGCCAATTAACGAGATGGTTATGGCAAAATATCTCTAATTACGACTTGCTACACGTCCACGCTATTTTTTCCTATGCTTCTACGGCAGCAATGGCGATCGCACGTTTTCAGGGTATTCCCTATATTGTGCGCCCTCTAGGACAACTCAGCGAATGGTCACTTCAACAAAGTGCCCGCAAAAAACAGATTTATCTCAATTTGATAGAACGGACTAACCTCAGCCATAGTCGGGCCCTTCACCTGACATCGCAACAAGAACAGCAAGAAGTTTACCATTTAGGTCTGGATGCCCCTAGCTTTGTATTACCCCACGGTGTCTCTATTCCTCCTCCCATCCTCAACGTCCGCTATCTACTTCGACAACACCTCAACCTGCCAACAGACGAACCTGTCATTTTATTTTTGTCCCGTCTTCATCCTAAGAAAGGTTTAGAGTATCTCATTCCCGCTTTAGGCAAACTCACTCATCACCGCTTTACCTTCGTTTTAGCAGGTAGTGGTTCAAAAGAATACGTTGCGGAAATTGAATCGCTTTTGATTTCAACTGGTATTCGCTCACGCACTCATTTTGCTGGATTTGTTGCCGGAGAGACAAAAAACCTCTTCCTGCAAGGATCAGATTTATTTGCCCTCACATCCCACGCGGAAAACTTCGGACTCTCAGTCCTAGAGGCTTTGGCTGTAGGTGTTCCCGTCCTGCTTACCTCTGGTGTGGCTTTAGCTTCAATTGTGCAACAACATCAATTGGGTTACATTGCAGAACTGGATGTATTAGCGATCGCATCTGCCCTAGAACACTATCTCAGCCATCCCCAAGAAACAAAGGAAATGTGCGATCGCGCCCGTCAAGTAGTTATGGAAAACTATACATGGGAGCGTGTAGCTCAGGAAATGATTGTAGTTTATGAAAAAATTATCAATAGCAACTAA
- the asnB gene encoding asparagine synthase (glutamine-hydrolyzing), with protein sequence MCGIAGILTKTKIKNNLEPLILRMQNALQHRGPDDQGIYISPNKQVAFAHTRLSIIDLSTAGHQPMSTSDGRYWITFNGEIYNFQQLRHSLESQGEQFYSNTDTEVILKLYQRQGAECVNNLRGMFAFAIWDNQEQTCFIARDPLGIKPLYYWQSGSTLVFASEIRAILASKLLTIALSPQGLYGYLISGTVPEPYTLIEGIRCLEAGHWLHWQTDKLTQQQYWQINFTNATISLTEAKEKVRNALVDSIKNHFISDVPVGIFLSGGIDSSSVVALARQTQKGNLRTYSIAFEENEWNEGALAQRIAKEFDTAHTEYKVTASLGRELLPQFLASIDQPSIDGFNTFCVSQVAHKDGTKVVLSGLGGDEIFGGYKTFQQVPNMLRWGQQLQKIQPISTGLGRGLASWGKSPRLKRLGDFLQQKPTTSAAYRSFRGIFSQREAWKITQHYCEDSWTKFPIWEEGIFQDMNLTTNLPSLEDEVSFLELTCYMRNQLLRDSDVMSMAWSLELRVPLVDRVLLETIASIPSAMRLAPSKQLLIQAVPELPNWLLDRPKRGFFFPFQQWIDQEWSDYFPAHELSKNIDLKLWYRRWSLAILDYWLQQITG encoded by the coding sequence ATGTGTGGCATTGCCGGAATTTTAACTAAAACTAAAATAAAAAACAACTTGGAACCCTTGATACTCAGGATGCAAAATGCTCTACAGCATCGTGGACCTGATGACCAAGGAATTTATATTTCCCCAAACAAACAAGTTGCTTTTGCTCATACTCGGCTTTCTATTATTGACCTCAGTACAGCAGGACATCAACCGATGTCTACATCTGATGGACGCTACTGGATTACTTTTAATGGGGAAATCTACAACTTTCAACAATTACGACATTCCTTAGAATCCCAAGGAGAACAGTTTTATTCCAATACTGATACTGAAGTAATTCTCAAACTTTACCAGCGTCAAGGAGCAGAATGTGTAAATAATTTGCGGGGTATGTTTGCCTTTGCTATTTGGGATAACCAAGAACAAACCTGCTTTATTGCCCGCGATCCTTTAGGAATTAAACCACTATACTATTGGCAATCTGGATCAACTTTAGTATTCGCTTCAGAGATCAGAGCGATTCTAGCTTCTAAGCTACTTACTATTGCCTTAAGTCCACAGGGTTTATATGGTTATCTTATCAGTGGGACAGTACCAGAACCTTACACCTTAATTGAAGGTATTCGCTGTTTAGAAGCTGGTCATTGGTTACATTGGCAGACAGATAAACTAACTCAGCAGCAGTATTGGCAAATTAACTTTACGAATGCAACAATCTCTCTAACTGAGGCTAAAGAAAAAGTTCGTAATGCTCTTGTTGACTCTATTAAAAATCACTTTATAAGTGATGTGCCCGTAGGGATATTTCTCAGTGGTGGTATTGATTCAAGCTCAGTTGTTGCTTTAGCACGCCAAACTCAAAAAGGTAATTTACGTACTTATTCAATTGCCTTTGAAGAAAATGAATGGAATGAAGGGGCGCTAGCTCAAAGAATTGCTAAAGAATTTGATACTGCTCATACAGAATATAAAGTTACAGCATCTTTAGGGCGAGAATTATTACCTCAATTTTTAGCTAGTATTGACCAACCTAGTATTGACGGCTTCAATACTTTTTGTGTTTCCCAAGTTGCCCATAAAGATGGGACGAAAGTAGTATTATCTGGATTAGGGGGAGATGAGATATTTGGTGGTTATAAAACATTTCAACAAGTACCAAATATGCTCCGTTGGGGTCAGCAATTACAGAAGATTCAACCAATCAGCACTGGACTAGGTAGGGGATTAGCTTCTTGGGGGAAATCACCACGGCTGAAGCGTTTAGGAGATTTTTTACAGCAAAAGCCGACAACTTCAGCAGCTTATCGCAGTTTTAGGGGTATTTTTTCTCAAAGAGAAGCCTGGAAAATTACTCAGCATTATTGCGAAGATTCCTGGACTAAATTCCCAATTTGGGAAGAGGGTATTTTTCAGGATATGAACCTAACCACAAATCTGCCTTCTTTAGAAGATGAAGTCAGCTTTTTAGAACTGACTTGTTATATGCGTAATCAGTTGTTGCGAGACAGCGATGTTATGAGTATGGCATGGAGCTTAGAGTTGCGAGTGCCTTTAGTTGATCGCGTTTTACTCGAAACAATCGCCTCTATTCCCAGTGCAATGCGCCTTGCACCAAGTAAACAGTTATTAATCCAAGCCGTTCCTGAGTTACCAAATTGGTTACTTGATCGCCCGAAGCGAGGATTCTTTTTTCCTTTTCAGCAATGGATAGATCAAGAGTGGAGTGATTATTTTCCAGCCCATGAACTGAGCAAAAATATAGACCTAAAACTATGGTATCGTCGTTGGAGTCTGGCAATTCTTGACTATTGGTTGCAGCAAATAACTGGCTAG
- a CDS encoding class I SAM-dependent methyltransferase — protein sequence MQNPANQYEYSYINGSSFEHHLYMLPQLLELISQQKTNSIEKLRVLDLGCGNGSLSDKIAQQGYEVVGVEDSVSGVLFARETFPETTFIQSSIYDLPFSDLEGKFDIVLSADVIEHLLYPRELIQSAKKCLKPGGRIIITTPYHSYWKNIVLAILGKIDQHYNPLWDGGHVKFFSVKTLTQLLEEEGCGQIQFRFAGRFPYFWKAMLSSSTVTVS from the coding sequence ATGCAAAACCCTGCCAACCAATACGAATATTCCTACATCAATGGTAGTTCTTTTGAACATCACCTTTATATGCTTCCTCAACTATTAGAGCTAATCTCACAGCAAAAGACAAATTCCATTGAAAAACTTCGGGTCTTAGATTTGGGATGTGGTAACGGTAGCCTCAGCGACAAGATTGCTCAACAGGGATATGAAGTAGTCGGGGTTGAAGACTCAGTTTCAGGAGTTCTATTCGCTCGTGAAACTTTTCCTGAGACTACTTTTATTCAAAGCAGTATTTATGATTTGCCATTTAGTGACTTAGAAGGCAAATTTGATATTGTTTTATCAGCTGACGTAATTGAACACTTGCTATACCCCAGAGAACTGATTCAGTCTGCCAAAAAATGCCTTAAACCCGGTGGAAGAATAATTATTACAACTCCCTACCACAGTTATTGGAAAAATATCGTTTTAGCTATTTTGGGCAAAATAGATCAGCACTATAATCCTCTCTGGGACGGAGGTCATGTCAAGTTTTTCTCAGTCAAGACACTCACTCAGTTATTAGAAGAGGAAGGATGTGGGCAAATTCAATTTAGGTTTGCAGGCAGATTTCCCTATTTCTGGAAAGCCATGCTGTCTTCGAGTACTGTAACAGTGAGTTGA
- a CDS encoding carbamoyltransferase family protein, translating into MNILGINAYHGDASACLIQNGQLIAAVEEERFNRVKHWAGFPAESIRYCLKVGGISGAELDHVAVSFNPKANLNSKLLFTLKQRPSLSSLLDRFNKQSKSASLQQQLAEACFSSPEKIHATIHTLEHHTTHLASAFFVSPFEKAAILSVDGMGDFVSTLSAAGEGNHLKYFSRTHYPHSIGYLYNAITLYLGFPAYGDEYKVMGLAPYGEPEYLEAFRRVIYPQGDSFELNLDYFTHHEQGIAMKWENGAPSVEPFHSPELEKLLGPARHPKAEVTQKHQNIAASVQAVTEEIIFHLLNQLSDRYKSENLCLAGGVAMNSVANGKITENTPFKQVYTPVGAADNGTCIGAAFFVWNQLLKQPRQFVLNHAYWGSEFSDEECLLALQSHDLQPKHLEEEALLHQVVDALCEGKVVGWFQGRMEFGARALGNRSLVADPRRADMRDIINLKIKFREKFRPFAPSILEERVGEYFEIDAPAQFMEKVFKIRREKRELIPAVTHVDGTGRLQSVSRQTNPRYWDLINTFSQRTGIPLILNTSLNENEPIVRTPTEAIQCFLRTQMDALALGSYYVERKDIKS; encoded by the coding sequence ATGAATATCCTCGGAATTAATGCTTATCACGGCGATGCGTCAGCTTGCCTCATCCAAAACGGTCAACTAATTGCCGCAGTTGAAGAAGAACGGTTTAATAGAGTTAAACATTGGGCGGGATTTCCCGCAGAATCTATTCGCTATTGCCTCAAAGTTGGTGGTATTAGCGGAGCAGAATTAGATCATGTAGCAGTATCTTTCAACCCCAAAGCCAACCTCAATAGCAAACTTCTCTTTACCCTCAAACAACGTCCTTCTCTATCGTCACTCTTGGATCGGTTTAACAAACAAAGTAAATCTGCCAGCCTCCAGCAACAGTTAGCAGAGGCTTGCTTCAGTTCACCGGAAAAAATTCACGCTACTATCCATACACTGGAACACCACACAACTCACCTAGCCAGTGCTTTCTTCGTTTCCCCCTTTGAAAAAGCTGCGATCTTATCAGTTGACGGGATGGGAGACTTCGTTAGCACACTTTCAGCAGCGGGTGAAGGTAACCATCTAAAGTATTTCTCCCGTACCCACTATCCTCACTCCATTGGTTATCTTTACAACGCCATCACCCTTTACCTCGGTTTTCCTGCCTATGGAGATGAATATAAAGTCATGGGATTAGCTCCTTACGGGGAACCAGAATATTTAGAAGCGTTCCGGCGAGTTATTTATCCTCAAGGAGATAGCTTTGAGTTGAATCTGGATTACTTTACTCACCATGAGCAAGGCATTGCGATGAAGTGGGAAAATGGAGCACCCAGTGTTGAACCCTTCCACAGCCCAGAACTAGAAAAATTATTGGGACCGGCGCGACATCCGAAAGCGGAAGTTACCCAGAAGCATCAAAACATTGCAGCTTCTGTGCAAGCGGTGACAGAAGAAATTATTTTCCATTTACTCAACCAATTAAGCGATCGCTACAAAAGTGAAAATCTCTGTTTAGCCGGCGGTGTAGCCATGAATTCTGTCGCCAATGGCAAAATTACTGAAAATACTCCCTTTAAGCAAGTCTATACCCCAGTGGGTGCCGCCGATAATGGTACATGCATCGGTGCAGCCTTCTTTGTTTGGAATCAATTACTCAAGCAACCACGTCAATTTGTTTTGAATCATGCCTACTGGGGGTCAGAATTTTCTGATGAAGAATGCTTGTTAGCATTGCAGTCCCATGATCTGCAACCTAAACACCTAGAAGAAGAAGCACTGCTGCACCAGGTTGTTGATGCCCTTTGCGAAGGTAAAGTCGTCGGCTGGTTTCAAGGGAGAATGGAATTTGGTGCCAGGGCTTTAGGTAATAGATCTCTCGTTGCAGATCCACGTCGTGCTGATATGCGCGATATTATCAACCTCAAAATCAAATTCCGGGAAAAGTTCCGCCCCTTTGCTCCCAGTATTCTCGAAGAACGAGTAGGTGAATACTTTGAAATTGATGCACCAGCACAATTTATGGAAAAAGTCTTTAAAATTCGGCGCGAGAAAAGAGAGCTAATTCCTGCTGTCACCCATGTTGATGGTACTGGACGCTTACAAAGTGTCAGTCGTCAAACTAATCCCCGCTATTGGGATTTGATTAATACCTTTTCTCAACGCACTGGTATTCCCTTGATTCTAAACACATCCCTCAATGAAAATGAACCCATTGTCCGGACTCCGACAGAAGCAATCCAGTGTTTCTTAAGAACGCAGATGGATGCCCTGGCTTTGGGTTCTTATTATGTAGAACGCAAGGATATCAAATCATAA